Genomic window (Vigna radiata var. radiata cultivar VC1973A chromosome 1, Vradiata_ver6, whole genome shotgun sequence):
CTTGGGACAATGATTGAGCACTTCCAAGACCAAAACCCACTCCAGGATCACTTTCAATTGAAGTTGAACTAAATTGCGAAAGTCAAAATTTAAGTACAGGTTTGGTTGAAATATCtgcaaaaaaaacaaaatgatatcaaaacataaaaaaaaaaaaaagcttttttcCCTTTCTAAATAGAAAGTAATAAATCTCACATGCATTacataatagaatttcaaaactTCAACATCCTTAAATATTTCCAATGGAAGTAAAGGTTCATCAATGCTGACTCTAACCAACTTGGGCAATCTGATAAACTTTCTTTTAGTTTCACAATCCAAATGCCACACTTCGAAGACTTCTAAAACCTCAAGATTAGGACACCCAGTAAGAAGCTGTGAAACATCAATTTCTATGGGAGaaataatacattttagatGCAAGATCTTAAGCAAAGGCAAATCAACAAAGGACATATCTTCAATTGTTATGTCTTCTAACTTGAGTTCTACAAGAGTTTTAAAGCTAAACACCATAGATGGAATGACAATGTCCCAATCACACTTGAGGTCGAGGATTTCAACTTTATCACTTCCACTCACTGCAGTTCGAATCTGTGTCTTGATACTCTCAGTAATATCAATGGAAGGGTAACATCTGAGACGAATTCTATAGAAGGGTTTATCTCCACGACCAACCAAGAAAGAGTACACCGAGCTATAAACCGCATTGGAAATCTTTTGGTGATTGAGATGCCCAAAATCTTCAATATCCGTGTCAAAATCTAAAGAAGGAACAGAACGCCACAGAAGATTCCAACGCTTGGAGAGAACACTGGTTGCAACAACTTGTTGggatggaagaaaagaaagaacataaCAAATGATTTCGTCTGGGAGACTACTTATCAAATCAACCATGTTTCACAGtaaaaaaaactgttaaaaaAACTCTCCACATAAATAATTGAATTCCTCAATTCACTCTCATTGATGTAAACATGatccacacaaataattaaattcttcaATTCCCTCGGATGTtcgttaaatttttaacaacctaacaacctttaaataggtatAAATCTTGAACCaagtaaaaataacaaaaacagaaaataaaatatcaattaacttaaaaataagagaatataACTATCTATCTTTGTTTTATCtctgttaaaattaaattaaatattattaaacctcccttgactttttctttttcctcaccTGTTAGCTTCAAAGT
Coding sequences:
- the LOC106754585 gene encoding F-box/LRR-repeat protein At4g14096-like, yielding MVDLISSLPDEIICYVLSFLPSQQVVATSVLSKRWNLLWRSVPSLDFDTDIEDFGHLNHQKISNAVYSSVYSFLVGRGDKPFYRIRLRCYPSIDITESIKTQIRTAVSGSDKVEILDLKCDWDIVIPSMVFSFKTLVELKLEDITIEDMSFVDLPLLKILHLKCIISPIEIDVSQLLTGCPNLEVLEVFEVWHLDCETKRKFIRLPKLVRVSIDEPLLPLEIFKDVEVLKFYYVMHIFQPNLYLNFDFRNLVQLQLKVILEWVLVLEVLNHCPKLQSLVIWIHKV